In the genome of Sinobacterium caligoides, one region contains:
- the leuA gene encoding 2-isopropylmalate synthase, translated as MSFNHNKYRPFAPIKLADRQWPSRTIDIAPDWCSVDLRDGNQALIKPMSVEQKLVMFKLLVEVGFKQIEVGFPAASQPDFDFVRCLIEQDLIPEDVTIQVLTQAREALIARSYESLRGARRAIVHVYNSTSTVQREQVFKQDRDAIKRIATQGARWVQQYAAQQPETQWQFQYSPESFTGTELDYAVEVCNAVIDIWQPSVEQPCIINLPATVEVASPNVYADQIEWFCRHVDSRDAIIVSLHTHNDRGCGVAAAELGVMAGADRIEGTLLGNGERTGNMDIVTMAMNLYSQGVDPTLNFSDMKRIIEVVEYCTEIPVHPRHPYAGELVFTAFSGSHQDAIKKCLDLRQDDTDEAAWEVAYLPIDPADVGCSYEAVIRVNSQSGKGGVAHLLAADHGINLPRWAQVDFSPIVQAYAETQGGEVDSSTVLALFRQHYQLDRELQSEQYQISSYQIEHGEHDTVAITLSNGNNEAIIKATADGVLASFVQGLSRFSGHTIDINNYVEHAIEGGSDARAIAFVQLCIEGSEIIGAAEDGDIVTASLTAVLAAFNRRQNSNIKATA; from the coding sequence ATGAGCTTCAACCATAACAAATACCGCCCCTTTGCCCCGATAAAACTAGCAGATCGCCAATGGCCTAGCCGCACGATCGATATCGCCCCCGATTGGTGCAGCGTCGATCTGCGTGACGGCAACCAGGCCCTCATCAAGCCCATGAGCGTCGAGCAAAAACTGGTAATGTTCAAGCTACTTGTTGAGGTAGGGTTTAAGCAGATAGAGGTCGGTTTTCCTGCTGCCTCGCAGCCTGACTTCGATTTCGTCCGCTGCCTGATCGAACAAGATTTGATCCCCGAAGATGTGACCATCCAAGTACTAACGCAGGCTCGTGAGGCCTTGATCGCCCGCAGCTACGAATCACTCAGGGGGGCGCGCCGAGCCATCGTTCATGTCTACAACTCAACCTCGACAGTACAGCGTGAACAGGTCTTCAAACAAGATCGAGACGCCATCAAACGCATCGCGACCCAAGGGGCTCGCTGGGTACAGCAGTACGCCGCCCAACAACCAGAGACTCAGTGGCAATTCCAGTACTCCCCCGAGAGTTTCACCGGCACAGAATTAGATTATGCCGTCGAGGTCTGCAACGCCGTCATCGACATCTGGCAGCCCAGCGTCGAGCAACCCTGCATCATTAACCTTCCCGCTACTGTCGAAGTTGCCAGCCCCAATGTCTATGCCGATCAGATTGAGTGGTTCTGCCGTCACGTCGACAGCCGCGACGCCATCATCGTCAGCCTACACACACACAACGACCGTGGCTGTGGCGTCGCCGCCGCCGAGCTAGGTGTTATGGCGGGCGCTGATCGCATCGAAGGCACCTTACTCGGCAACGGCGAGCGTACCGGCAACATGGACATCGTTACGATGGCAATGAACCTCTACAGCCAAGGCGTCGACCCAACACTTAACTTCTCCGACATGAAAAGGATCATCGAAGTCGTCGAGTACTGCACTGAAATCCCCGTACACCCCCGTCACCCTTATGCGGGCGAACTAGTCTTCACCGCCTTCTCCGGCAGCCACCAAGACGCCATCAAAAAATGCCTAGACTTACGCCAAGATGATACAGACGAAGCCGCCTGGGAGGTCGCCTACCTTCCTATCGATCCCGCAGACGTGGGTTGCAGCTACGAGGCCGTCATTCGCGTTAACAGCCAGTCAGGCAAGGGCGGCGTCGCCCACCTTCTCGCCGCCGATCACGGCATCAACCTACCCCGCTGGGCCCAGGTCGACTTCAGCCCTATCGTGCAAGCCTATGCTGAGACACAGGGCGGCGAGGTCGATAGCAGTACTGTGCTCGCGCTGTTCCGCCAGCACTACCAACTCGACAGAGAGCTACAATCCGAGCAGTACCAGATCAGCAGCTACCAGATAGAACACGGCGAACACGATACCGTGGCAATCACCCTTAGCAATGGCAACAATGAGGCGATCATTAAGGCCACCGCCGACGGCGTGCTCGCCAGCTTTGTGCAAGGGCTAAGTCGCTTCAGCGGCCACACTATCGACATCAATAATTATGTCGAGCACGCGATAGAGGGTGGCAGCGACGCTCGCGCCATCGCTTTCGTCCAACTCTGCATCGAAGGTAGCGAAATTATCGGTGCCGCCGAAGACGGCGACATTGTTACTGCCTCACTCACCGCTGTCTTGGCTGCCTTCAACCGCCGGCAAAATAGCAACATCAAAGCAACCGCCTAA
- a CDS encoding cation:proton antiporter produces MSIYEILCFFSAAAMLIAFVNSKIGKMQTTIAITAGALMLSLIIVVVGHLGWLHLNEVATSAISQINFENFLLKGVLGFLLFAGGLGINLTNMKDQKWEITTLALAGTLISTFFIGFALYGLCQLFSINLSLIYCLLFGALISPTDPIAVLAIVKKLHAPRRISIQIEGESLFNDGFGLVIFVTLFTIAFSGGNPTVWDVTALFLHEAIGGIVYGLALGLLFHYLISATNDHSMELLLTLCIPTAGYVLADRIGVSGPLAMVVSGIIIGNWTRHTGFSPESQDHLDHFWELVDEFLNGVLFLLIGLAMLTFPFHSEDRLLMALAIPLVLAGRYLSVRLCYFGFNRFRSYNPFSVKILVWGGLRGGLALAMAMSIPAGYMVLPEKGIDVREIMLVMTYSVVMFSILVQGSTITKPIERSKQLEAEQEPEKP; encoded by the coding sequence ATGTCTATCTACGAGATCCTCTGCTTTTTCTCCGCCGCCGCTATGCTCATCGCCTTCGTCAACAGTAAAATTGGCAAGATGCAGACCACCATCGCCATCACCGCTGGCGCACTTATGCTCTCGCTCATCATTGTCGTCGTTGGCCACCTCGGCTGGCTTCACCTCAACGAGGTCGCCACCTCCGCGATTAGCCAGATTAACTTTGAAAACTTTCTCCTCAAAGGCGTACTCGGCTTCCTACTGTTTGCCGGCGGCCTTGGCATCAACCTGACTAACATGAAAGATCAGAAGTGGGAGATCACGACACTCGCCCTAGCCGGCACGCTGATCTCAACCTTCTTCATCGGTTTTGCGCTGTACGGACTCTGCCAATTATTTAGCATTAATCTCAGCCTCATTTATTGTCTGCTATTTGGTGCACTGATCTCGCCCACCGACCCTATTGCCGTACTCGCCATCGTGAAAAAACTGCACGCTCCGCGTCGTATTTCCATTCAGATCGAAGGCGAGTCACTCTTCAACGACGGCTTTGGCCTAGTCATCTTCGTCACCTTGTTTACGATCGCCTTCAGTGGCGGCAACCCTACTGTCTGGGATGTCACTGCACTATTCCTACACGAAGCGATCGGCGGCATCGTCTACGGCCTCGCCCTCGGCTTACTCTTCCACTACCTGATCAGCGCCACCAACGACCACTCAATGGAGCTATTACTAACTCTCTGCATACCCACCGCGGGTTACGTACTGGCCGACAGAATTGGCGTCTCCGGGCCGCTAGCAATGGTGGTATCAGGTATTATTATCGGCAATTGGACCCGCCACACGGGCTTTTCACCGGAAAGCCAGGATCACCTCGACCACTTTTGGGAGCTGGTCGATGAGTTTCTCAACGGCGTCCTATTCCTGCTGATCGGCCTGGCGATGCTGACATTCCCATTCCATAGCGAAGACCGATTGTTGATGGCACTAGCCATCCCCCTCGTCCTCGCGGGGCGCTACTTGAGCGTTCGCCTGTGTTATTTCGGCTTTAATCGCTTTCGTAGCTACAACCCATTCTCGGTCAAGATACTCGTGTGGGGTGGCCTGCGGGGCGGTCTCGCTCTCGCGATGGCGATGTCCATCCCTGCCGGCTACATGGTACTGCCCGAGAAAGGTATCGATGTACGCGAAATCATGCTGGTAATGACCTATTCCGTAGTGATGTTCTCCATTCTCGTTCAAGGCAGCACCATCACTAAACCTATCGAGCGCTCGAAGCAACTCGAAGCCGAGCAAGAGCCAGAGAAGCCATAA
- a CDS encoding isocitrate lyase → MSNYTQDIDTAANLIDSQGKAWEAIDAESVARMKAQNRFKTGLDIAKYTAKIMRDDMDNYDADSSKYTQSLGCWHGFIGQQKMISIKKHFENTDRRYLYLSGWMVAALRSDFGPLPDQSMHEKTSVSGLIEELYTFLRQADARELGGLFRQLDDAETAEAKAEIQAKIDGFVTHVVPIIADIDAGFGNAEATYLLAKKMIEAGACCIQIENQVSDEKQCGHQDGKVTVPHEDFLAKIRAVRYAFLELGVDDGVIVARTDSLGAGLTKQIAVTNEPGDLGDQYNAFLDVEEVTADQLGNGDVVLNRDGKLVRPKRLPSNLFQFRAGTGEDRCVLDCITSLQNGADLLWIETEKPHVAQIGGMVNRIREVVPNAKLVYNNSPSFNWTLNFRQQVFDAMVEAGDDVSAYDRNNLMSEEYDCSELSKLADEKIRTFQADAAREAGIFHHLITLPTYHTAALSTDNLAKEYFGDQGMLGYVAGVQRKEIRQGIACVKHQNMAGSDMGDDHKEYFAGEAALKASGKDNTMNQF, encoded by the coding sequence ATGTCAAACTACACACAAGACATCGATACCGCCGCTAACTTGATCGATTCACAGGGGAAAGCCTGGGAAGCAATAGATGCTGAGTCTGTTGCTCGTATGAAGGCGCAGAATCGTTTTAAGACAGGCCTGGATATTGCCAAATATACCGCTAAGATCATGCGTGATGACATGGACAACTATGACGCTGACTCGTCAAAGTACACACAGTCGCTCGGTTGCTGGCACGGTTTTATCGGCCAGCAGAAGATGATCTCAATTAAGAAGCACTTTGAGAATACCGATCGTCGCTACCTATACCTTTCGGGTTGGATGGTTGCCGCGCTGCGCTCTGACTTTGGTCCGCTTCCCGATCAGTCGATGCATGAGAAGACCTCTGTATCGGGTTTGATTGAAGAGCTTTATACCTTCCTACGCCAGGCGGACGCACGAGAGCTGGGTGGCTTGTTCCGTCAGCTGGACGATGCTGAGACTGCCGAAGCCAAGGCGGAGATACAGGCCAAGATTGATGGCTTCGTGACTCACGTTGTACCCATTATCGCCGATATCGATGCCGGCTTTGGTAATGCCGAGGCGACATACCTGCTGGCTAAGAAGATGATTGAGGCTGGTGCTTGCTGTATCCAAATAGAGAACCAGGTTTCGGATGAGAAGCAGTGTGGTCACCAGGATGGCAAGGTAACCGTACCGCATGAGGACTTCCTCGCTAAGATTCGTGCCGTTCGTTATGCCTTCCTTGAGCTCGGTGTTGACGACGGTGTTATCGTTGCGCGTACAGACTCCTTGGGTGCAGGCCTAACCAAGCAGATTGCCGTGACTAATGAGCCCGGTGATTTGGGTGACCAGTACAACGCATTCCTTGACGTTGAAGAAGTGACTGCGGATCAACTCGGTAACGGTGATGTTGTGCTCAACCGTGATGGCAAGTTGGTTCGTCCAAAGCGCTTACCGAGCAACTTGTTCCAGTTCCGTGCTGGCACGGGTGAAGATCGCTGCGTACTTGACTGTATCACGAGCCTGCAAAACGGTGCGGACTTGCTTTGGATCGAGACCGAGAAGCCACATGTTGCCCAGATTGGTGGCATGGTGAACCGTATTCGCGAAGTTGTACCTAATGCGAAGCTGGTTTATAACAACAGCCCATCGTTCAACTGGACGCTGAATTTCCGTCAGCAAGTTTTCGACGCAATGGTTGAGGCGGGCGATGATGTTAGCGCTTACGACCGTAATAACTTGATGAGCGAAGAGTATGATTGCTCAGAGCTATCGAAGCTTGCCGATGAGAAGATCCGTACCTTCCAGGCTGATGCAGCACGTGAAGCGGGAATATTCCATCACTTGATTACCCTGCCGACTTACCACACGGCGGCGCTATCTACCGATAACCTTGCGAAGGAGTACTTCGGTGATCAGGGAATGTTGGGTTACGTAGCTGGCGTACAGCGCAAGGAGATCCGTCAGGGGATTGCCTGTGTTAAGCACCAAAACATGGCCGGCTCTGATATGGGTGATGACCATAAAGAATACTTCGCTGGCGAAGCGGCACTGAAGGCTTCTGGTAAAGATAACACCATGAACCAGTTCTAA
- a CDS encoding patatin-like phospholipase family protein has product MSQLCIRAGTSVIDQIRAEGLPAHRIAAVFAASGAAKWLTICGLDQAIFSRFLPASEQPIDLFGTSVGAFKLAAGMQADSVAALANLAECYIQQDYTEGASRDDIDRETQRILTSVLKDGGSKAVLNHSRYSFHCAAVSCRGRLASERLATQRLGMLHAAVLATAGRRAQATAWRRTVFGAVDSLPRFAGRDCFKTTGVALSEENIHKALRASGSIPLAMYGVGAFDNRDEGVRYRDGGVIDYHPLPDNLRTPDDGIVLYPHFYDGFTEGWFDKFAPWRKVAAARLKNVLMVSPSREFVASLPEGAIPDRRDFARLSHNPALRQQRWREAVQRSEELGDEFMALVDSGDIASRVEPFVD; this is encoded by the coding sequence ATGTCTCAGCTCTGTATTCGTGCCGGCACCTCGGTAATTGATCAAATTCGCGCCGAGGGGCTTCCGGCTCACCGTATTGCAGCAGTATTTGCTGCCTCTGGTGCCGCTAAATGGTTAACCATTTGCGGCCTTGATCAGGCGATCTTCTCACGATTTTTACCAGCCTCTGAGCAGCCGATAGACTTATTTGGCACTTCTGTCGGGGCGTTTAAACTGGCGGCGGGCATGCAGGCTGACAGTGTGGCGGCACTGGCTAATCTTGCCGAATGCTATATCCAGCAGGATTACACTGAGGGGGCGAGCCGCGACGATATTGACAGGGAGACTCAGCGCATACTGACTAGTGTGTTGAAAGATGGAGGCAGTAAAGCTGTGCTTAATCACTCTCGCTATAGTTTTCACTGCGCCGCTGTCAGTTGTCGAGGTAGGCTGGCGAGTGAGCGTCTGGCAACACAGCGCCTAGGGATGTTACACGCAGCTGTGTTGGCGACCGCAGGTCGGAGGGCGCAGGCGACAGCATGGCGGCGGACGGTTTTCGGTGCTGTTGATTCGCTACCGCGCTTTGCCGGAAGGGATTGCTTTAAAACCACGGGTGTGGCGCTGAGCGAAGAAAATATTCACAAGGCGTTGCGTGCCTCGGGCTCAATTCCCTTGGCAATGTATGGTGTCGGAGCGTTTGATAATCGCGATGAAGGGGTTCGTTATCGAGATGGCGGAGTGATTGACTATCATCCGCTACCGGACAATCTGCGCACCCCCGATGACGGTATTGTGCTTTATCCGCATTTTTATGACGGCTTTACGGAGGGTTGGTTTGATAAATTTGCCCCGTGGCGCAAGGTTGCGGCAGCACGGCTGAAAAATGTACTGATGGTTTCGCCCAGTCGTGAGTTCGTCGCCTCGCTGCCTGAGGGTGCTATTCCTGATCGTCGGGATTTCGCCCGTTTGAGCCATAATCCGGCTTTGAGGCAGCAGCGCTGGCGAGAGGCGGTGCAACGGAGCGAGGAGTTGGGTGACGAGTTTATGGCGCTGGTGGATAGTGGGGATATAGCCAGCCGCGTCGAGCCTTTTGTGGATTGA
- a CDS encoding pteridine reductase translates to MPETSPTLLITGAADRIGAAIAEHFHAAGYNIALHYRQSRAQADALAAKLQQRREASVLLLQCDLADTEKLQRLPEQTVQHFGRLDILINNASTFFPTPLDTADNLQWQQLMDANLKGPFFLAQAAAKLLRQHQGCIINLVDIYAEHPLQQHPIYCMAKAGNQMMVKSLAVELGPEIRVNGIAPGAILWPSQAGITEQQRQAEILAQTPLKRCGAADDIARTALFLATDNFISGQIIKVDGGRSVQR, encoded by the coding sequence ATGCCCGAGACATCACCTACTCTACTCATCACCGGTGCCGCCGATCGTATCGGCGCCGCTATTGCCGAGCATTTCCACGCCGCCGGCTACAATATCGCGCTGCACTACCGCCAATCACGGGCACAGGCCGATGCCCTCGCCGCAAAACTGCAACAGCGGCGCGAAGCATCGGTACTGTTATTGCAGTGCGACCTGGCCGACACTGAAAAACTTCAGCGCCTGCCAGAGCAGACCGTACAGCACTTCGGGCGACTGGACATACTGATCAACAACGCCTCAACATTCTTCCCGACCCCTCTCGACACCGCCGACAACCTGCAGTGGCAACAGCTGATGGATGCCAACCTAAAAGGCCCCTTCTTTCTCGCCCAAGCCGCAGCCAAACTCCTAAGACAACATCAAGGCTGCATCATCAACTTGGTCGATATCTATGCCGAGCATCCGCTACAGCAACACCCCATTTATTGCATGGCCAAGGCAGGTAATCAGATGATGGTGAAAAGTCTAGCGGTTGAACTCGGCCCCGAAATCCGCGTCAACGGCATTGCCCCTGGCGCCATCCTCTGGCCGAGCCAGGCCGGCATCACTGAGCAGCAACGCCAGGCCGAGATACTCGCACAGACCCCTCTCAAGCGCTGTGGCGCGGCCGACGACATTGCTCGCACCGCACTGTTCTTAGCCACCGACAACTTCATCAGCGGTCAGATCATCAAAGTCGATGGTGGGCGCAGCGTGCAGCGTTAG
- the folK gene encoding 2-amino-4-hydroxy-6-hydroxymethyldihydropteridine diphosphokinase: MAQIYVSIGSNIHRHRYITAALDALADRFGELQISPIYESEAVGFDGENFYNLVAGFSTGLSVASLVSVCRAIEDANGRLRTGPKFSARTLDIDILTVDDAVGEVDGVVLPRAEILSNAFVLQPLFDIAPEVAHPADGRSYRQLWQAYNSEQKLWAIDFEWRGQLISKAA; encoded by the coding sequence ATGGCACAAATTTATGTCAGCATAGGGAGTAATATTCATCGCCATCGCTATATCACCGCGGCGCTCGATGCGTTGGCGGACCGTTTTGGGGAGCTGCAGATCTCGCCGATCTATGAGAGTGAGGCGGTCGGTTTCGACGGGGAAAACTTTTATAACCTTGTTGCTGGTTTCAGTACAGGGCTCTCGGTAGCGAGCTTAGTATCGGTCTGCCGTGCTATCGAGGATGCTAACGGTCGTTTGCGTACGGGGCCGAAGTTCAGCGCCAGGACGCTCGATATTGATATCTTGACCGTCGATGATGCGGTGGGCGAGGTCGATGGGGTGGTATTGCCGAGGGCGGAGATACTCAGCAACGCCTTCGTGTTGCAACCGCTGTTTGATATTGCGCCAGAGGTTGCTCACCCGGCAGATGGGCGCTCCTATCGGCAGTTGTGGCAGGCCTATAACAGTGAACAGAAGTTATGGGCTATCGATTTTGAGTGGCGCGGCCAGTTAATATCGAAGGCGGCCTAA
- the folB gene encoding dihydroneopterin aldolase produces MDIVYIHELKIDTVIGIFDWEREIKQTITIDLQMAHDIHTAAESDDIAHALSYKDVCDRLTAFVEGSEFFLIEKMAEQIAELVMTEFRVPWLRLKLGKPGAIAAAADVGVVIERGEKS; encoded by the coding sequence ATGGATATTGTTTATATTCACGAGCTGAAGATCGATACCGTTATCGGCATTTTTGACTGGGAACGGGAGATTAAGCAGACGATTACCATCGATTTGCAGATGGCGCACGATATCCATACGGCTGCAGAGAGCGACGATATCGCACATGCATTAAGCTATAAAGACGTCTGTGATCGACTGACCGCGTTTGTCGAAGGCTCGGAATTTTTTCTCATCGAAAAGATGGCCGAGCAGATAGCCGAGTTAGTGATGACGGAGTTTCGCGTGCCCTGGCTGCGTCTGAAGCTGGGTAAGCCGGGGGCGATAGCGGCGGCGGCCGATGTTGGTGTAGTGATCGAGCGAGGTGAAAAGTCTTAG
- the tsaD gene encoding tRNA (adenosine(37)-N6)-threonylcarbamoyltransferase complex transferase subunit TsaD, whose translation MLVLGLETSCDETGVALYDSDRGLLSDALYSQIELHKEFGGVVPELASRDHVRKIIPLIEEVLAEADCCRDDIDAIAYTSGPGLSGALMVGACVGRSMAMAMGVPAIGVHHMEGHLLAPMLEESPPSFPFIALLVSGGHTQLIEVEGIGEYTLLGESLDDAAGEAFDKAAKMLGLDYPGGPNIAKLAVDGNGDRFKFPRPMTTKPGLDFSFSGLKTFTLNTVAAHRDAEGQVEKQIKADIADAFELAVVDTLALKCKRAIKQTGLKTLVVAGGVSANRRLRERLERVLASQGGKAFYARPEYCTDNGAMIAYAGAQRLVAGQQEPLAVTIKPRWPLEQLPAVSAKDEL comes from the coding sequence ATGCTTGTGTTAGGCCTAGAAACTTCCTGTGATGAGACCGGTGTAGCGCTGTACGATAGTGATCGTGGATTGCTGTCAGATGCCCTGTACAGTCAGATCGAATTGCACAAAGAGTTTGGTGGCGTGGTACCCGAGTTGGCGTCGCGCGATCATGTGCGGAAAATTATCCCACTCATTGAAGAGGTGTTGGCGGAGGCCGATTGTTGTCGTGACGATATCGATGCCATTGCCTATACCTCTGGGCCCGGTCTGTCGGGAGCGCTGATGGTGGGGGCCTGTGTGGGGCGTTCGATGGCAATGGCGATGGGCGTGCCAGCGATCGGTGTTCATCATATGGAGGGGCACTTGTTGGCGCCGATGCTTGAGGAGAGCCCCCCCTCATTTCCCTTTATCGCCCTGCTGGTGTCCGGTGGGCATACTCAGCTGATCGAGGTAGAAGGTATTGGTGAGTACACCTTACTGGGTGAGTCGCTGGACGATGCTGCCGGTGAGGCATTTGATAAGGCGGCAAAAATGCTGGGACTTGACTACCCCGGTGGCCCCAATATTGCCAAGCTAGCGGTCGATGGCAATGGCGATCGCTTTAAGTTTCCGCGTCCGATGACGACGAAGCCTGGTCTCGATTTTAGTTTTAGCGGCTTGAAGACGTTTACCTTGAATACCGTTGCCGCGCATCGTGATGCCGAGGGGCAGGTTGAGAAACAGATTAAGGCCGATATTGCCGATGCATTCGAGCTGGCGGTGGTGGATACCCTGGCGCTGAAGTGTAAGCGTGCGATCAAGCAGACAGGCCTGAAGACCCTGGTGGTTGCCGGCGGCGTGAGCGCCAATAGGCGGTTGAGAGAGAGGCTAGAGCGGGTGCTGGCTTCGCAGGGCGGCAAGGCTTTTTATGCGCGACCAGAGTATTGTACGGATAATGGTGCGATGATCGCCTACGCCGGCGCCCAGCGCTTAGTGGCGGGGCAGCAAGAGCCGCTAGCTGTCACCATTAAGCCTCGCTGGCCGCTGGAACAGTTACCTGCCGTATCGGCGAAAGATGAGTTGTAA
- the rpsU gene encoding 30S ribosomal protein S21 translates to MPSVKLKDNEPFDIALRRFKRSCEKAGVLSEVRRREHYEKPTTVRKRKAAAAVKRHAKKLQRENRKMQRLY, encoded by the coding sequence ATGCCATCAGTAAAGCTTAAAGACAACGAACCATTTGATATCGCCCTACGTCGCTTCAAGCGCTCTTGTGAGAAAGCGGGCGTTCTTTCTGAAGTACGTCGTCGCGAGCACTACGAAAAGCCTACCACCGTACGTAAGCGCAAGGCTGCAGCAGCCGTTAAGCGTCACGCCAAAAAGCTACAGCGTGAAAACCGCAAGATGCAGCGTCTTTACTAA
- a CDS encoding GatB/YqeY domain-containing protein — protein sequence MSEIKATIKAAMKEAMRAKDKARLTTIRAMQAEFKRIEVDERIEVDDSRILAILDKMLKQRRDSISQFEAAGRTDLAEVEIAEVEVIQEFLPEALSADEIDQLVTEAIANSGASGMKDMGKVMGMLKGPMQGRADMGEVSKLIKAKLV from the coding sequence ATGTCAGAAATAAAAGCAACCATCAAAGCCGCCATGAAAGAGGCTATGCGAGCCAAGGACAAGGCCCGCCTGACCACTATTCGCGCCATGCAGGCAGAATTTAAGCGTATCGAAGTCGACGAGCGCATCGAAGTCGACGACAGCCGCATCCTCGCCATTCTCGATAAGATGCTCAAGCAGCGTCGCGACTCGATCAGTCAGTTCGAAGCAGCTGGCCGCACCGATCTAGCCGAGGTCGAAATAGCAGAAGTAGAAGTGATTCAGGAGTTTCTGCCCGAGGCACTAAGCGCAGACGAGATCGACCAACTCGTCACTGAGGCCATTGCCAACAGCGGCGCTAGCGGCATGAAAGACATGGGTAAAGTCATGGGCATGTTAAAGGGACCGATGCAGGGCCGCGCCGACATGGGCGAAGTCAGCAAACTCATTAAAGCCAAGTTGGTATAA